One Chryseobacterium sp. StRB126 genomic region harbors:
- a CDS encoding class I SAM-dependent DNA methyltransferase has product MNHAVHNRLVSFIWSIADDCLRDVYVRGKYRDVILPMVVLRRLDALLEPTKQHVLEEVVFQKETMKFTEWDDKGMTAASKYVFYNTSEWTLQSLHSSATNSQQILLGNFEDYLNGFSANVQEIIEMFKLRAQIKHMANKDVLLDVLEKFTSPDINLTPFEKLDTSGRKMPALTNLGMGYVFEELIRKFNEDNNEEAGEHYTPREVIDLMTHLVFEPIKEKIPSVITIYDPACGTGGMLTESELFITDEEGEIKATNTSVYMFGKEVNDETYAICKSDMMIKGKDPEHIKVGSTLSTDEFAGTKFDFMLSNPPYGKSWASEQKYIKDGKDVIDNRFLIKLKNYWGEEEVVDAVPRSSDGQLLFLMEMVDKMKAVTSKNTIGSRIASVHNGSSLFTGDAGGGESNIRRYIIENDLLDVIIQLPNNIFYNTGITTYVWILSNNKPAQRKGKVQLIDASEMYQKLRKNLGNKNCELTKQHIQEIVKCYLQLDELDKKETGNIASKVFENADFGYYKVNIERPKRLKSQFTSEKIEALKWDKSQPAFSKGLYDTYGMEVYEGLEKYKKEVENYIEKHDLNINAKQLAGYLKKESWNRQEQLYQTAFRLMEVLGTEVYTNFNEFVAKVDEVLKLDKTKLSASEKKQILDTVSWYDEEADKVIKKVEKLNSQKLSDLLDYLGCTEKDLPYYGYFPTTKKGEYTIYETESDLRDSESIPLKDNIHGYFLREVKPYAEESWIALDSVKIGYELSFNKYFYQPVPLRSLEEVTKDILALEKEGDGLLAEILNF; this is encoded by the coding sequence ATGAATCACGCTGTACACAACAGACTGGTCTCGTTTATCTGGAGTATTGCAGATGACTGTTTAAGAGACGTTTATGTAAGAGGAAAATATAGAGATGTAATATTGCCAATGGTTGTTCTTAGGAGATTAGATGCTTTACTAGAACCTACCAAGCAGCATGTCCTTGAAGAAGTAGTTTTCCAAAAGGAGACAATGAAGTTTACCGAATGGGATGATAAAGGAATGACAGCTGCTTCTAAATATGTTTTCTATAACACTAGCGAATGGACACTACAAAGTCTGCATTCTTCTGCTACAAATAGTCAACAAATTTTGTTAGGAAATTTTGAAGACTACCTAAATGGTTTTAGTGCTAATGTGCAGGAAATTATTGAGATGTTCAAATTGAGAGCACAAATAAAACATATGGCAAACAAAGATGTTTTGCTGGATGTACTTGAAAAATTCACTTCACCTGATATTAATCTGACTCCTTTTGAAAAACTAGATACTTCCGGAAGAAAAATGCCGGCGCTAACAAATCTTGGAATGGGTTATGTTTTTGAGGAACTAATCAGGAAATTCAATGAAGATAATAATGAAGAGGCTGGTGAACACTATACCCCTCGTGAAGTGATCGACTTGATGACGCATTTGGTTTTTGAGCCCATAAAAGAAAAAATACCTTCAGTAATTACTATCTATGACCCAGCTTGTGGAACGGGTGGAATGCTAACAGAATCTGAACTCTTTATCACAGATGAAGAAGGAGAAATAAAAGCGACAAATACCTCAGTATACATGTTTGGAAAGGAGGTGAATGATGAAACCTACGCTATCTGTAAGTCGGATATGATGATTAAGGGTAAAGATCCTGAACACATTAAAGTAGGTTCTACCTTGTCTACAGATGAGTTTGCCGGAACGAAATTCGATTTCATGCTGTCTAATCCGCCTTACGGAAAAAGCTGGGCAAGTGAACAGAAATACATTAAAGACGGAAAAGATGTTATAGACAACCGATTTCTTATCAAACTAAAAAATTACTGGGGCGAAGAAGAAGTTGTTGATGCTGTACCAAGAAGCAGTGACGGTCAATTGCTTTTCCTGATGGAAATGGTAGATAAAATGAAAGCCGTTACTTCAAAAAATACTATAGGTAGCCGTATTGCTTCAGTCCACAATGGGTCGAGCCTGTTTACAGGAGATGCAGGTGGTGGAGAAAGCAATATTCGAAGATACATTATTGAAAATGATTTGCTGGATGTGATTATTCAGCTTCCCAATAATATTTTTTATAATACAGGAATTACCACTTATGTCTGGATTCTCAGCAACAATAAGCCTGCACAACGTAAAGGTAAGGTTCAGCTGATTGATGCAAGTGAAATGTATCAGAAATTGAGAAAAAATCTTGGTAATAAAAACTGTGAACTTACCAAACAGCATATTCAGGAGATTGTCAAGTGTTATCTTCAACTGGATGAACTTGACAAAAAAGAAACTGGAAATATCGCCAGTAAAGTTTTTGAAAATGCTGACTTTGGATATTATAAAGTCAATATAGAAAGACCCAAACGTTTGAAATCTCAATTTACTTCCGAGAAAATAGAAGCATTGAAGTGGGACAAATCTCAACCCGCATTTTCAAAAGGGCTGTATGATACATATGGAATGGAAGTGTACGAAGGTTTAGAGAAATACAAAAAAGAAGTTGAAAATTACATAGAAAAGCATGACCTGAATATTAATGCTAAGCAACTGGCAGGTTATCTAAAAAAAGAAAGTTGGAACAGACAGGAGCAACTTTATCAAACAGCATTTCGTTTGATGGAAGTATTGGGAACGGAAGTATATACCAATTTTAATGAATTTGTTGCCAAAGTAGATGAAGTTCTGAAGCTGGATAAAACCAAACTTTCTGCTTCTGAAAAGAAACAGATTCTGGATACGGTAAGCTGGTATGATGAAGAAGCTGATAAAGTCATTAAAAAAGTAGAAAAGTTAAACAGTCAAAAACTATCTGATTTACTGGATTATTTAGGTTGTACAGAAAAAGACTTACCTTATTATGGCTACTTCCCAACAACTAAGAAAGGGGAATATACCATATATGAAACCGAAAGCGACCTGCGTGACAGTGAAAGCATTCCTTTAAAAGATAATATACATGGTTATTTTCTGAGAGAAGTAAAACCGTATGCTGAAGAAAGCTGGATTGCATTGGATTCTGTAAAGATCGGTTATGAATTAAGCTTCAATAAATATTTTTATCAACCTGTACCATTACGAAGTTTGGAGGAAGTAACAAAGGATATATTAGCCTTGGAAAAGGAAGGTGATGGATTATTGGCTGAAATCTTAAATTTTTAA
- a CDS encoding 1-acyl-sn-glycerol-3-phosphate acyltransferase produces the protein MSKFDEIRYFHDHEVNERLQSIARDPMMKALMTFTFPGVDEQVWLEQFKEVHSISDFQHQFVAYAVRQILAKSSEGLTTSGFDKLDKNTSYLYISNHRDIVLDTSLLNLVLLESGHIMTASAIGDNLVKRNFLNVLAKLNRNFLVQRGLSLRDQLTSSQVMSEYIKEQLLQENRSVWIAQREGRAKDGNDATQQGVLKMLAMAAGDQSLIEYFKTLKIVPISISYEYDPTDSLKMPQLLAQHRDEEYIKGKNEDFTTILSGILGQKKRIHLHAGDVIDTELDEIAATIENKNKQLQAIAQLIDNSIIQNYKLWPTKYIAYDLINDTDTYASQYTEQEKQLFIRRLEMRIDPSDPVSKEYFLAMYANPLVNKLKAEEK, from the coding sequence ATGTCGAAGTTTGATGAAATCCGGTATTTTCATGATCATGAAGTGAACGAAAGATTGCAGAGCATAGCCCGCGATCCGATGATGAAAGCACTGATGACCTTTACTTTTCCCGGTGTGGATGAGCAGGTTTGGCTGGAACAGTTTAAAGAGGTTCATTCCATCAGCGATTTTCAGCACCAGTTTGTGGCCTATGCCGTTCGCCAGATTCTTGCCAAGAGTTCTGAAGGGTTAACCACTTCAGGTTTCGATAAGCTTGATAAAAACACTTCTTACCTTTATATTTCGAACCACAGGGATATTGTACTGGATACTTCACTCCTTAATCTTGTTTTGCTGGAAAGCGGCCATATTATGACGGCTTCAGCCATTGGTGACAATCTTGTCAAAAGAAATTTTCTGAATGTACTGGCCAAACTAAACCGCAATTTCTTAGTTCAGAGAGGACTTTCCCTTCGTGATCAGCTTACAAGTTCACAGGTGATGTCCGAATATATTAAAGAACAGCTACTTCAGGAAAATCGCTCCGTATGGATTGCCCAGCGGGAAGGCCGTGCTAAAGACGGGAATGATGCTACTCAGCAAGGGGTTTTAAAAATGCTAGCCATGGCAGCCGGAGATCAATCTCTAATTGAGTATTTTAAAACATTAAAGATCGTTCCTATCTCCATTTCCTATGAGTATGATCCTACAGATTCCCTAAAAATGCCTCAATTGCTGGCACAGCACAGGGATGAGGAATATATTAAAGGAAAAAACGAAGATTTTACAACGATACTCAGCGGAATTTTAGGACAAAAGAAAAGAATTCATCTGCATGCCGGTGACGTTATTGATACAGAATTGGATGAAATTGCCGCTACGATTGAAAATAAAAACAAGCAATTGCAGGCTATTGCACAGTTGATTGATAATTCCATCATTCAAAATTACAAGCTTTGGCCTACAAAATATATAGCTTACGATCTGATCAATGATACAGACACCTATGCTTCTCAATATACAGAACAGGAAAAACAATTGTTTATCCGAAGGCTGGAGATGCGTATAGATCCTTCTGATCCTGTTTCTAAAGAATATTTCCTGGCAATGTATGCCAATCCTTTGGTGAATAAATTAAAAGCGGAAGAAAAGTAG